A single window of Rhizobium indicum DNA harbors:
- a CDS encoding pilus assembly protein TadG-related protein, with protein MSTSYFYNSCLRRLLDDRRGNFGMMTAIMIPVLLGAAGLAIDYSNMALSKRELQEATDSAALAAATALANEKTDEAGAKSLAKNFVAGQMAQVLANNSIQGSIKDTTNVSVTTTANGTKSKIFKVDVNTSINLPLSPLMRVFGKTTQTISAASTGENGQTDTQGALSMYLVLDRSGSMSFITDQKKTKPSKCDNYTQKSWPNPDNDLKSYCYTRKIEALQTAAAGLFTELNKADPEHELVRVGAVSYTDKEQAAKAINWGTADAANYVSALPYKPTGGTDASDALDTAYKALKSSTDGTDTETKAHESKNHDSFQRYIILMTDGEMTGDSSSWSQPIDKDVRDLCTAVKGDGITIFTIAFMAPQKGKDLLQACASSTTNYYAPDNMAKLVEDFGDIAAKATSSITRLTN; from the coding sequence ATGAGCACCTCCTACTTTTACAATTCCTGCTTGCGTCGTTTGCTTGACGACCGCCGCGGCAACTTCGGCATGATGACGGCGATCATGATACCCGTTCTGCTCGGTGCCGCCGGCCTGGCGATCGACTATTCGAACATGGCGCTGTCAAAGCGCGAGCTGCAGGAAGCCACGGACTCGGCGGCTCTCGCGGCAGCGACCGCGCTCGCCAATGAGAAAACTGACGAGGCCGGCGCGAAAAGCCTTGCCAAGAATTTTGTCGCCGGACAGATGGCACAGGTTCTTGCAAATAATTCCATCCAAGGCTCGATCAAGGACACAACGAACGTCAGCGTCACCACCACGGCGAACGGCACGAAAAGCAAGATCTTCAAGGTCGATGTCAACACGTCCATCAACCTTCCGCTCAGTCCCCTGATGCGCGTCTTCGGTAAGACGACGCAGACCATCAGCGCGGCAAGCACAGGCGAGAACGGCCAGACCGATACACAGGGCGCACTCTCGATGTATCTGGTCCTCGACCGCTCCGGTTCGATGTCTTTCATAACCGATCAGAAGAAAACGAAGCCGTCGAAATGTGACAACTACACACAAAAAAGTTGGCCGAATCCGGACAACGATTTGAAGTCCTATTGCTATACCCGCAAGATCGAAGCATTGCAGACAGCGGCTGCCGGGCTTTTCACCGAACTTAACAAAGCCGATCCGGAGCACGAACTCGTCCGTGTCGGCGCTGTCTCCTATACGGACAAAGAACAGGCGGCCAAGGCGATCAATTGGGGCACCGCGGACGCCGCGAACTACGTCTCGGCTCTCCCCTATAAGCCGACCGGCGGCACAGATGCGAGTGATGCCCTCGATACGGCTTACAAGGCTCTGAAGTCCTCGACCGACGGCACCGATACGGAGACCAAGGCGCACGAATCCAAGAATCACGACAGTTTCCAACGATATATTATCCTGATGACCGACGGTGAAATGACGGGCGACAGTAGTTCGTGGAGCCAGCCGATTGACAAAGACGTCCGCGATCTCTGCACTGCGGTAAAAGGCGATGGGATTACCATCTTTACCATTGCCTTCATGGCTCCGCAGAAGGGTAAGGATCTGCTGCAGGCCTGCGCAAGCAGTACCACCAACTATTATGCTCCTGACAACATGGCCAAACTGGTCGAAGATTTCGGCGATATCGCCGCAAAGGCTACGAGCTCGATTACCCGTCTCACCAACTAA